Part of the Cyclopterus lumpus isolate fCycLum1 chromosome 16, fCycLum1.pri, whole genome shotgun sequence genome, AGCAGTCCCAGCCTCAGACCCAACCCTCCACCCACCCTCACCACTACAGCTCCACCAGCTGGCAGGGTGGTACAGCAACCGGTTGCCAGGGGAGCTGGGGATACACCCGTTACCCCGGCAACCACCACCCACACCAACCACAGCACCAGCCccctgtgcagcagcagcaacttcCTTCTGTTTACAACCCTCCATCCTCTCGCCACTCCTCCTCCCACCCCTCTTACCTCCCCCAtcctcacccccacccccacagggAGTACCTTCCCAGGTAcgctggagggggaggggacagagagaggggggctgcaggagagagggagaggggagtgaggggggagtgtgtggggagggagatCAACAGGGAGTTCTCTGCTCCCATtggcaacagcagcaacaatagTAGCGGAAACAGTAATACTCCTTGTGGTGGGATGGGTGGGTCCAACAGCATCCAAGGCAGGGAGTTTGGGGTTCTGCCAGTGGGTCAGAACCGGGATTTCCCAGGTTCTGGGAGGGATGGACCTAACCTGGGTCCTGAAAGAAGAGACTTTGGTCCAGGTTTCAGAGATAGGGAGCGAGAAAGGGAAAGGGATCGGGATGCAGGGAGGGAATTTCCTCTGCCAAACCAAAACCAGAGTAGAGACTTTGGCCCCAATGGAACTGGAGGGGGGCATCCCAGAGACAAAGATGGAGGCAGATGGGGTGAGTTTGGGGTTCAGACAAGAGAGGTTGTCAGCAACAGTAACCCAAACAACAACTCCCTTCCTCAGGGAAACCCCCCAAGTTCAACCGGTGGGCTACCTGCCACACCCATGCTGAACCGAGACCCACCTGCATCACCCCAAAGCAACCCAAGTCACCCTTCCCACTCTTCCCttcccccacacccccaccctcaTCCCCCAAACTCATCCAGCCGAGACTTCCCTCCTCCCATGGACCAGGCACAAACCCCTCCCTCTGGAGCAGACCACTTTCACAGAGAGTATCCTCCCACAGGAGGTAAAGACTTTCCTGCTGGGGCTCCTGCTTCCACTGCCACAAATCGAGAGTACCTCAGCCCCCCTCGGGTGACTCCAAACTTGGGAAGAGAGTATTCGGGGCCTGTAGGAACCCATCACCCCCACCCACCTCACCCCCATTTCCAGTCTGGgcccagagaaagagagagagacttaaaCCTGCGAGATTCTGCTTTATACCAAAACCGTGGAGGGCCAAATCAGCCTCCTgccctgtctccttcctcctcttccagccATCATGGACACCCTTCGAATACTCCATAtgccccaccaccacctcagcCTCCTCTACCCCCAACTCAGACCTCGCACACCCAGCCACCCCCATCAGGTATGGCCCCCAATGTACGTCCCCCACACTATCAGTCCTCCACCCAGACTCCTCCAACACCTCTATCTCCACTACCCAGCCCATCCACAAATCAGATGGGAGGCTTCTCATCTGGACCCAACATGCCCCTTCCTGGGCCAGGTGTGTCACCTGGATCTCGTCCCTCCCCTTTCCATGGTACTTTGAACAGCCACCCTCCCTTCAGTGGAACGTACCACTCAAATGGGAGTGGCAGTAACATGGCTAACAGCAATAGCAACAGTAGCGCACCCAATAGCAGCAATACCAACTCGCGATCACTCTCGCCTCAAAATGTCTTAAAAGGACCTCCCCCTCTTAGTAACtcagccaacaacaacaacagcatgtcAAACCCTGCCTCCAGTTCTTCACTCCCTGGTGGAGACGGGCATTTGGATTTGGGTCTACCTCCTACACCTGTTATCAAAGAAGAACCAATAGAAGAAAGGGAAGAGACTGAAAGCCCACCACCGGTGTTGAGAAGCCCCTCTCCTGAACCCAAACCTGTAGACATTCCCATCCATGCCAGCCAATCAGCAAGGTAAAGTCAAAACAACATCACCATCCTATTTGAGATGTGTCGTTCTGTTCAGTATGTGAGTAACGCTAACGGTGATTATGATTGTGACTCTGTGATGATATTTTTCTCTGCTGTGTCACCTGTGTCTAGGTTTCACAAGGTCCTGGACCGTGGCAGCGGGAATTCCTGTGCGCGCAGTGATGTCCTCTTTGTCCCGTTGGACGGCTCCAAActgtggaagaagaggaatgaGGTGATTGAAAGGGCTCGCAGGGAGGTCGAGCAGCGGGCCAGAGACCTccgagaaaaagagagggaacgGGAGAGGGAGCGTGAGCGCGAGAGGGAACTGGATCGACATCTACAGGTGTGCACTTTTAAGAGTGATAGTTATGCAGCATGTCAGATTTTATGGATTTGATGTAGATTAAATTGGTTATTTTAACGGGAGGGGAGTAAAGCAGATGTGATTTACTGTCTTTTACtgttttctctgcagcagcagaaggacATCAACGCCTCTGGAGGAGGTCGCCAgggctcctctctcttcttcccctcttcgTCTTCTATCATCCTCGAcccatcttcttcctcttcctgtggcAACTCTGTCTCCCACCCTCACGCTCACCTCCAGCATCATCACTCCCACCCGCATGCTCACCTTGCTCAAGCTCACCATCTCCACCCATCCCTCGCTCACTCCATCCCCCACTCCCTCCTGATGCCATCCATGGGTGGGACATCCACAGTCGTTGGCCCTCAGGGAGCCCTGGGAATAGGTTTAGGAGGTCCATATCTGGGCCCTGACACCCCAGCGCTGAGAACCCTGAGCGAGTATGCTCGCCCTCATGCTATGTCTCCTCTCGGGGCAGCAAGTCGTGCCCAGGCACACCACGCGCAAATTCACCATGGCCATCCCCACGTCCACCCCTCATTCTTCCTTCCTCAGTTCCAGAATCATGCTTTAGGCCACCCGCATCACCTGCCAACTGATGCAGCTACAGCTGCAGCCATCTTGGGATTTCTGTATGGTGGCAGCCTTGAAGGGGGTCCAGGTGTTGGAGGCCACGCTGGAATGGCAGGAGGCCCAATACCTGGAGGGATTGGGGGTGCAGGGTTCGGAGGAGTCGGCTTTCCTCATGCAGTGGCTGCACATCGAGAGCGAATGAAGCAAGGATTTGAATTTAAGAGTGATGAGCGGATTTACCCACATGGGGCCATACCTGATCACGCTGCTCTTGCCCTtgctcactctcactctcattCTCATGCCCATGCCCATGCTCATGCCCATGCTCATGCTCAAGCACATGCCCATGCCAATGCcaatgcacacgcacatgcacatgcacacgcacatacacatgcacatgcacactccCTGCTACttggaggaggtgcagcaggAGCTAATGAGGTGACACTCTATggcactcctcctccctccgctcCCACCGGCCCCCAACACCTCCAAAGCCCGACTCTTGCCCCAGTAACTCGTCCTCCGAACCCTCCTGCCCCTCAGTCCCTGTCCAATCCACCCCCTTCATCTCTCCTAAcaccctctcttccctctcacccATCATCTGCACCACCGGCTGCCCCCCCAGCGCCAGCAGGCCCTGCTGCTCCTccgccagctcctcctccacctgctccaccaaCGTCCAATGCCTCCTCACTTCATCACCCGGTCCCCCATTCTTCTTTTCCTAGCTCCCTGTCCTCTCATCTGCCACCAGCCACTGCTCCAGCCGCTCCCCCTGACAACTACCCCACTCCCACTCGCTCTCCTGCCTCCTATGAGCGGGACAGGAGTGGGGaaagagagcgggagagggagagagacagagcagctTTACCGGCCTTTGGGgacagagagcgagaaagagaaagggagagagaaagggaaaggggaggaagtggtggaggaggaggaggaggaggaggaggaggaggaggaacgggaggaggaggaggaacgggaggaggaggaacgggaggaaatggaggtggaggagagaatcTGGGGCGTCTTCAGATGTTAAACGTGACGCCTCATCATCACCAGCATTCACACATCCACTCACACCTTCACCTGCACCAGCAAGACACAGGTACTAACCACTTCTGCTACAAATGCTCTTATTATCAGTATAAACAGCCATGAGATTATCCACGTGTTACTATGAACACATTTTGTCCCAAAAAATCGAAGAGTCGCAAGCCTTACCGTTGTCGTGGATGACACAGTCCTTCTTTAGGATGGGTATTGTAGTTTATATCAATCCCACGTGAACCATGCTGCGTGCGGTGTATGCTGGATTGACACA contains:
- the atn1 gene encoding atrophin-1, translating into MKTRTHKESMPMRSGRRRGASEERRGRRPHTSPTRPERNDRQTQRGAGEELAGNRFSRRSQGHDSSESEGEELVSPPKRQKVQDLASTPNPPTSTHSTDSSAPSTVPPPTSVASQSRESDNEDGQSQGSRSSVVGSLANSSSSLSSGRDIDQDNRSSSPSLSASPLGSLDSDSDGPDSPKQGEREREKGKEGGVGKVAGEDRRAQREGRGEESSADGEKREMDTRIEDCPSLKPSSTPCSSSGLTPSLRGAGDSSNDSNSGRKSYFSLDSKLMCKVEYGGPTGVEGALSGSRMNSKASTQCVTKTTIPGGDFSHNSPNIPQSLPPPLPPPPALKPLELGGQNLPAEVKIERDKIEKTDKLLDKAQSTPPSLLPQTGPQQQSQPQTQPSTHPHHYSSTSWQGGTATGCQGSWGYTRYPGNHHPHQPQHQPPVQQQQLPSVYNPPSSRHSSSHPSYLPHPHPHPHREYLPRYAGGGGDRERGAAGERERGVRGECVGREINREFSAPIGNSSNNSSGNSNTPCGGMGGSNSIQGREFGVLPVGQNRDFPGSGRDGPNLGPERRDFGPGFRDRERERERDRDAGREFPLPNQNQSRDFGPNGTGGGHPRDKDGGRWGEFGVQTREVVSNSNPNNNSLPQGNPPSSTGGLPATPMLNRDPPASPQSNPSHPSHSSLPPHPHPHPPNSSSRDFPPPMDQAQTPPSGADHFHREYPPTGGKDFPAGAPASTATNREYLSPPRVTPNLGREYSGPVGTHHPHPPHPHFQSGPRERERDLNLRDSALYQNRGGPNQPPALSPSSSSSHHGHPSNTPYAPPPPQPPLPPTQTSHTQPPPSGMAPNVRPPHYQSSTQTPPTPLSPLPSPSTNQMGGFSSGPNMPLPGPGVSPGSRPSPFHGTLNSHPPFSGTYHSNGSGSNMANSNSNSSAPNSSNTNSRSLSPQNVLKGPPPLSNSANNNNSMSNPASSSSLPGGDGHLDLGLPPTPVIKEEPIEEREETESPPPVLRSPSPEPKPVDIPIHASQSARFHKVLDRGSGNSCARSDVLFVPLDGSKLWKKRNEVIERARREVEQRARDLREKERERERERERERELDRHLQQQKDINASGGGRQGSSLFFPSSSSIILDPSSSSSCGNSVSHPHAHLQHHHSHPHAHLAQAHHLHPSLAHSIPHSLLMPSMGGTSTVVGPQGALGIGLGGPYLGPDTPALRTLSEYARPHAMSPLGAASRAQAHHAQIHHGHPHVHPSFFLPQFQNHALGHPHHLPTDAATAAAILGFLYGGSLEGGPGVGGHAGMAGGPIPGGIGGAGFGGVGFPHAVAAHRERMKQGFEFKSDERIYPHGAIPDHAALALAHSHSHSHAHAHAHAHAHAQAHAHANANAHAHAHAHAHTHAHAHSLLLGGGAAGANEVTLYGTPPPSAPTGPQHLQSPTLAPVTRPPNPPAPQSLSNPPPSSLLTPSLPSHPSSAPPAAPPAPAGPAAPPPAPPPPAPPTSNASSLHHPVPHSSFPSSLSSHLPPATAPAAPPDNYPTPTRSPASYERDRSGERERERERDRAALPAFGDRERERERERERERGGSGGGGGGGGGGGGGTGGGGGTGGGGTGGNGGGGENLGRLQMLNVTPHHHQHSHIHSHLHLHQQDTATAGVHPLMDPLASGSPLTRLPYPGATLGTPILAHPLTDSEVLRQQLFGEEKAPRPCAPFRDLPQPSSLTGPMSAAHQLQAMQQAQSAELQIQRLALEQQWIHHHHHHSLTQDEYYSHLKKESDKTL